In Streptomyces chartreusis NRRL 3882, the following are encoded in one genomic region:
- the glpK gene encoding glycerol kinase GlpK, translated as MTDNSEKYVAAIDQGTTSSRCIVFDQNGAIVAVDQREHRQIFPKPGWVEHDATEIWSKVQAVVAGALAKAGLRADQLSAMGITNQRETTLLWDRTTGKPVHNAIVWQDTRTAALCNQLGGSDGQDRFREQTGLPLATYFSGPKAAWLLDNVPDLRARAERGEIAFGTIDSWLIWNLTGGTDGGQHVTDVTNAGRTMLMNLETLQWDSSIASAMNIPEAMLPEIRSSAEVYGTAVGQLAGVPVASALGDQQAAVFGQACYDVGTAKNTYGTGSFLLLNTGNRPVPSKSGLLTTMGYKIGSEAPVYCLEGSIAITGALVQWFRDQLGIIRTADEIEPLAASVEDNGGAYIVPAFSGLFAPYWRSDARGVVTGLTRYVTKAHLARAVLEATSWQTREVVDAMYQDSGVHITTLKVDGGMTKNNLLMQHQADVLDVPVVRPKVSETTCLGAAYAAGLATGVWNDLDELKAHWQKDVEWTPSMDASVRDREHHNWRKAVEKSFGWEEDGDS; from the coding sequence ATGACGGACAACTCCGAGAAGTACGTAGCAGCGATCGACCAGGGCACCACCTCGAGCCGCTGCATCGTCTTCGACCAGAACGGTGCCATCGTCGCCGTGGACCAGCGTGAGCACCGACAGATCTTCCCGAAGCCCGGGTGGGTGGAGCACGACGCCACCGAGATCTGGTCCAAGGTGCAGGCGGTGGTCGCCGGGGCGCTCGCCAAGGCCGGGCTGCGCGCCGACCAGCTGAGCGCGATGGGAATCACCAACCAGCGCGAGACGACTCTCCTGTGGGACCGCACGACCGGAAAGCCGGTGCACAACGCCATCGTGTGGCAGGACACGCGGACGGCGGCGCTGTGCAACCAGCTGGGCGGCTCGGACGGGCAGGACCGCTTCCGCGAGCAGACGGGTCTGCCGCTGGCCACCTACTTCTCCGGACCCAAGGCGGCGTGGCTGCTCGACAACGTGCCCGACCTCCGGGCCCGGGCGGAACGCGGTGAGATCGCCTTCGGAACGATCGACTCCTGGCTGATCTGGAACCTCACCGGCGGCACCGACGGCGGGCAGCACGTCACCGACGTGACCAACGCCGGGCGCACCATGCTGATGAACCTGGAGACCCTCCAGTGGGACTCCTCGATCGCCTCGGCGATGAACATTCCCGAGGCCATGCTGCCGGAGATCCGGTCCTCCGCCGAGGTGTACGGCACTGCCGTCGGCCAGCTCGCCGGCGTGCCCGTGGCCTCCGCGCTGGGCGACCAGCAAGCCGCCGTGTTCGGCCAGGCCTGCTACGACGTGGGCACCGCGAAGAACACGTACGGCACGGGCAGCTTCCTTCTGCTCAACACCGGAAACCGCCCGGTGCCGTCGAAGAGCGGCCTGCTGACGACGATGGGATACAAGATCGGCAGCGAGGCGCCGGTCTACTGCCTGGAGGGGTCGATAGCCATAACGGGCGCGCTGGTCCAGTGGTTCCGCGACCAGCTCGGCATCATCCGTACCGCCGACGAGATCGAGCCCCTGGCCGCGAGCGTGGAGGACAACGGGGGCGCGTACATCGTGCCGGCGTTCTCGGGCCTGTTCGCGCCGTACTGGCGCTCCGACGCTCGGGGCGTGGTCACCGGGCTGACCCGCTACGTCACGAAGGCGCACCTCGCGCGCGCGGTGCTGGAGGCGACCAGCTGGCAGACACGCGAGGTCGTGGACGCCATGTACCAGGACTCCGGGGTGCACATCACCACCCTGAAGGTCGACGGTGGCATGACGAAGAACAACCTGCTCATGCAGCACCAGGCGGACGTGCTCGACGTGCCGGTGGTGCGGCCCAAGGTCTCCGAGACGACCTGTCTGGGCGCCGCGTACGCGGCCGGTCTGGCCACCGGCGTGTGGAACGACCTTGACGAGCTCAAGGCGCACTGGCAGAAGGACGTCGAGTGGACACCGTCCATGGACGCGTCGGTGCGGGATCGCGAGCACCACAACTGGCGCAAGGCCGTGGAGAAGAGCTTCGGCTGGGAGGAGGACGGCGACAGCTAG
- a CDS encoding GGDEF domain-containing protein, protein MHSWTDTLRFAFQPVVNLTTGAVAGLEILARPEAGDILAEARRDPELDSRLAVSAVRAAVRKETLLPLFVNVFAGTLADLGGLPSLHDAVREAGRLPWEVTIDVCPPYTHVPQRALLEGVSRLRDQGFRICADGVGDGDVPLRLLADITPQLVKLDASLLARPAVVRSMRTLCDGLGALLAVEGVETEGQYAAALAAGAQLAQGELFAPPARLPAADVYVPPRSPADVAVPRSGPSVREFVRPAALLPASASAGQVRALLTGSPDVSGVLLVDTAGVPVRSVHRSRFLLSMSGRYGHALYADRPAAKLGDPPRTVGIDATAWEVLDVVAVGGRDRTSDDVAVVDEYGRCVGVVRLADLVRALAETRVEEAAGLNPLTRLPGSDAITGEVDRRIASGRAFALSWLDVDHFKQVNDGAGFAAGDELIRAVGRALQQAATDGTRVGHIGGDDFLVLAEPEGLDPLAAAVLDAPWSADGRPVTLSLATVLCAPGSVTDHRQAAACLAPLKKAAKALHGASWVLGRAGTSGHETRRGAEPAPAPA, encoded by the coding sequence GTGCACTCCTGGACGGATACTCTCCGCTTCGCCTTCCAACCGGTGGTCAACCTGACGACCGGCGCGGTCGCGGGACTGGAGATACTCGCCCGCCCGGAGGCCGGCGACATCCTGGCCGAGGCCCGCCGGGACCCCGAGCTCGACAGCCGACTGGCGGTGTCGGCGGTCCGCGCGGCGGTGCGCAAGGAGACGCTGTTGCCACTGTTCGTCAACGTCTTCGCCGGCACCCTCGCGGACCTCGGCGGCCTGCCTTCGCTGCATGACGCCGTGCGCGAGGCCGGGCGGCTTCCGTGGGAGGTGACGATCGACGTCTGTCCGCCGTACACGCACGTGCCGCAGCGGGCACTGCTGGAGGGGGTGTCCAGGCTGCGCGATCAGGGCTTCCGGATCTGCGCGGACGGTGTCGGTGACGGGGACGTGCCCTTGCGGCTCCTCGCGGACATCACGCCCCAGCTGGTGAAGCTGGACGCGTCGCTGCTGGCACGGCCGGCGGTGGTGCGGTCGATGCGGACGCTGTGCGACGGGTTGGGAGCCCTCCTGGCCGTCGAGGGCGTGGAGACCGAAGGGCAGTACGCGGCGGCGCTGGCGGCCGGGGCACAGCTGGCACAGGGCGAGCTGTTCGCCCCGCCGGCCCGGCTGCCCGCTGCGGACGTCTATGTTCCGCCCCGCTCCCCCGCCGATGTGGCCGTGCCGCGGTCGGGGCCGTCGGTGCGGGAGTTCGTGCGGCCCGCCGCGCTGCTGCCCGCCTCGGCGTCCGCGGGGCAGGTGCGGGCGCTGCTGACCGGGTCACCGGATGTGTCCGGGGTGCTGCTCGTGGACACCGCCGGAGTGCCGGTCCGGTCGGTGCACCGGTCCCGCTTCCTGTTGTCGATGTCGGGGCGCTACGGGCACGCCCTGTACGCCGATCGGCCCGCGGCCAAGCTCGGTGACCCGCCGCGGACGGTGGGCATCGACGCCACCGCATGGGAGGTGCTGGACGTCGTGGCGGTCGGTGGGCGGGACCGCACGTCGGACGATGTGGCCGTCGTGGACGAGTACGGGCGCTGTGTGGGCGTCGTACGGCTCGCGGATCTCGTGCGCGCACTGGCCGAGACGCGGGTGGAGGAGGCGGCGGGGTTGAATCCGCTGACGCGCCTGCCCGGCTCGGACGCGATCACCGGTGAGGTGGACCGGCGGATCGCGTCCGGGCGGGCCTTCGCGCTGAGCTGGCTGGACGTCGACCACTTCAAGCAGGTCAACGACGGGGCCGGGTTCGCGGCGGGCGACGAGCTGATCCGGGCGGTGGGGCGTGCTTTGCAGCAGGCCGCGACGGACGGCACCCGCGTGGGACACATCGGCGGCGACGATTTCCTGGTGCTCGCAGAACCGGAGGGGCTCGATCCGCTGGCCGCCGCCGTGCTGGACGCTCCCTGGTCGGCCGACGGTCGGCCGGTCACGCTGTCGCTCGCCACGGTGCTGTGCGCGCCGGGCAGTGTGACCGACCACCGGCAGGCGGCGGCTTGCCTGGCGCCCCTGAAGAAGGCGGCGAAGGCGTTGCACGGTGCGAGTTGGGTGCTGGGCCGGGCGGGCACGTCCGGACATGAGACCCGCCGCGGCGCTGAGCCGGCACCGGCCCCGGCTTGA
- a CDS encoding lipid-transfer protein, with translation MTGEVAVLGAGMHPWGKWGRNFVEYGVAAARAALTDAGLDWRDIGSIIGADTVRGGYPGYVAGATFAKALGWQGARVTSVYAACASGAQAVDAARAQILSGLAEVVLVVGADAAPKGFFRPAGGDRPDDPDWLRFRVLGATNPVYFGLYARRRMALHGDTPGDFARVKVKNAAMGALNPHARYRRRVTAEEVAASAVVADPLRLLDICATSDGGAAVVLSSMEFARRHGHADPVRIRAVSTVTPRYPNTVLDLPDIATDSAVAVDPAAETFRVSIARAAYEEAGVGPEDLSLAEVYDLSTALELQWYEDLGLCGEGEGVKLLRDGATALGGRIPVNASGGLASFGEAVPAQAIAQVCELAWQLRGEAGDRQVAGARVGISVNQGLFGHGSALIAVR, from the coding sequence ATGACGGGCGAGGTGGCGGTGCTGGGCGCGGGCATGCACCCCTGGGGCAAGTGGGGACGGAACTTCGTCGAGTACGGCGTCGCAGCGGCCCGCGCGGCGCTCACCGACGCCGGGCTGGACTGGCGGGACATCGGCTCGATCATCGGCGCGGACACCGTCCGTGGCGGCTATCCCGGGTATGTCGCCGGAGCGACGTTCGCGAAAGCACTGGGCTGGCAGGGGGCCCGGGTCACGAGCGTGTACGCCGCGTGCGCGTCCGGGGCACAGGCCGTGGACGCCGCGCGGGCCCAGATCCTCTCCGGGCTCGCCGAGGTGGTGCTCGTGGTCGGAGCCGACGCCGCTCCCAAGGGATTCTTCCGCCCCGCGGGCGGCGACCGACCCGACGATCCCGACTGGCTGCGGTTCCGGGTTCTCGGGGCGACCAACCCGGTGTACTTCGGGTTGTACGCCCGCAGGCGCATGGCCCTGCACGGCGACACGCCGGGTGACTTCGCACGGGTGAAGGTGAAGAACGCCGCGATGGGAGCGCTGAACCCCCATGCGCGCTACCGCCGGCGGGTCACCGCCGAGGAGGTCGCCGCCTCCGCCGTCGTCGCCGATCCGCTGCGGCTGCTCGACATCTGCGCGACCTCCGACGGCGGCGCGGCGGTGGTGCTCTCCAGCATGGAGTTCGCGCGGCGCCACGGCCATGCGGATCCGGTGCGGATCCGGGCCGTGTCCACGGTGACGCCGCGGTACCCGAACACCGTGCTGGACCTGCCGGACATCGCCACGGACTCCGCAGTGGCGGTCGACCCGGCCGCCGAGACGTTCCGGGTGTCCATCGCCCGGGCGGCCTACGAGGAGGCGGGCGTCGGGCCGGAGGACCTGTCACTGGCCGAGGTCTACGACCTTTCCACGGCGCTCGAGTTGCAGTGGTACGAGGACCTGGGGCTGTGCGGTGAGGGCGAGGGCGTGAAGCTGCTGCGGGACGGAGCGACGGCCCTGGGCGGGCGAATACCGGTGAACGCCAGCGGTGGTCTGGCCTCCTTCGGCGAGGCGGTTCCAGCGCAGGCGATAGCCCAGGTGTGCGAGCTGGCCTGGCAGTTGCGGGGCGAGGCAGGTGACCGGCAGGTCGCGGGAGCGCGCGTGGGCATCAGCGTGAACCAGGGGTTGTTCGGTCATGGATCGGCGCTGATCGCGGTGCGGTGA
- a CDS encoding Zn-ribbon domain-containing OB-fold protein: protein MVAGWFAGEGEDFRLLGTRCAACASVFFPREDHHCRNPACAGGELAEVPLSRRGRVWSYTDSRYRPPSPYVSDPELPWEPCALIAVELEAERLVVLGQAAPGVTVADLTVGMEVEVVPGVLHEDAETTWTTWHWRPTGVKA from the coding sequence GTGGTCGCGGGGTGGTTCGCCGGGGAGGGGGAGGATTTCCGGCTGCTCGGCACGCGCTGCGCGGCCTGCGCCTCGGTCTTCTTCCCCCGCGAGGACCACCACTGCCGCAACCCGGCCTGCGCGGGCGGAGAGTTGGCGGAGGTCCCGCTGTCGCGGCGTGGCCGCGTCTGGTCGTACACGGACAGCCGGTATCGGCCGCCGTCACCCTACGTGAGCGATCCGGAACTTCCGTGGGAGCCGTGCGCGTTGATCGCTGTGGAGCTGGAGGCCGAGCGCCTCGTGGTTCTGGGACAGGCGGCTCCCGGGGTCACCGTCGCGGACCTGACGGTGGGCATGGAGGTGGAGGTCGTGCCCGGTGTGCTCCACGAGGACGCGGAAACGACCTGGACGACGTGGCACTGGCGGCCGACGGGGGTGAAGGCATGA
- a CDS encoding M15 family metallopeptidase, whose protein sequence is MTRLTTVARGLLTAFAAVLAATAPTATAQAKTGPHAPKDFVALRSVDPTIIQEMRYFTPHNFVGERIDGYAQPICVLTRPAAQALHRAQTKLLRQGYTLKVYDCYRPQRAVDHFVRWAKDLDDQAMKGEFYPNVDKTRLFADGYIAEKSGHSRGSTLDVTLVKLPAKPTRPYHPGEPLVPCFAPKDERFPDNSVDMGTGFDCFDTLSHTLDPRVQGEQRANRLLLKSTLEGLGFVNLAEEWWHYTYKPEPYPDTYFDFPVSRKAITSAH, encoded by the coding sequence ATGACACGACTCACCACCGTGGCACGCGGCCTGCTCACCGCCTTCGCCGCCGTGCTGGCAGCGACCGCCCCCACCGCCACCGCCCAGGCCAAGACGGGACCCCACGCGCCCAAGGACTTCGTGGCCCTGAGAAGCGTGGACCCGACGATCATCCAGGAGATGCGCTACTTCACCCCGCACAACTTCGTCGGCGAGCGCATCGACGGCTACGCCCAGCCGATCTGCGTCCTCACCCGCCCCGCCGCCCAAGCCCTCCACAGGGCCCAGACGAAGCTGCTGCGCCAGGGCTACACACTGAAGGTCTACGACTGCTACCGACCGCAGCGCGCGGTGGACCACTTCGTCCGCTGGGCCAAGGACCTCGACGACCAGGCCATGAAGGGCGAGTTCTACCCGAACGTCGACAAGACCCGGCTGTTCGCCGACGGCTACATCGCCGAGAAGTCAGGCCACAGCCGCGGATCGACCCTTGACGTCACGCTCGTGAAACTGCCGGCGAAGCCGACCCGGCCGTACCACCCCGGAGAGCCCCTCGTGCCGTGCTTCGCCCCCAAGGACGAGCGGTTCCCCGACAACTCCGTCGACATGGGGACCGGCTTCGACTGCTTCGACACCCTCTCGCACACCCTCGACCCCCGCGTCCAGGGCGAACAGCGCGCCAACCGGCTGCTGCTCAAGAGCACCCTGGAGGGTCTCGGCTTCGTGAACCTGGCAGAGGAGTGGTGGCACTACACCTACAAGCCCGAGCCCTACCCGGACACCTACTTCGACTTCCCCGTGTCCAGGAAGGCGATCACCAGCGCACACTGA
- a CDS encoding NUDIX domain-containing protein, with the protein MSETQHSSSNSAPDSHCSSCGAPYGEGVSGWPRTCPACGSVAYRNPLPVAVALQPVYDTKGTALVVITRTVAPARGGTALPGGYIDDREDWRHAVVRELKEETGIDAAVRDVRLVDAMSSPDGHLLLFGLLPERPAEGLPPSAATEETEGWHLLRRAEELAFPLHTVAVRAWFEGRYI; encoded by the coding sequence GTGTCCGAAACTCAGCACTCCAGTTCCAACTCCGCGCCGGACTCCCACTGTTCGAGCTGCGGCGCGCCCTACGGAGAGGGCGTCTCCGGTTGGCCCCGCACCTGCCCGGCGTGCGGCAGCGTGGCCTACCGCAATCCACTCCCGGTCGCGGTGGCCCTCCAGCCCGTGTACGACACCAAGGGCACCGCCCTGGTCGTCATCACCCGAACCGTCGCTCCCGCGCGCGGGGGCACGGCCCTGCCCGGTGGCTACATCGACGACCGGGAGGACTGGCGGCACGCCGTCGTACGCGAACTCAAGGAGGAAACCGGCATCGACGCGGCCGTCCGCGACGTACGCCTCGTCGACGCGATGAGCTCGCCCGACGGACACCTGCTGCTGTTCGGCCTCCTTCCCGAGCGGCCTGCCGAGGGCCTGCCGCCCTCCGCCGCCACGGAGGAGACGGAGGGCTGGCACCTCCTGCGCAGGGCGGAGGAACTCGCCTTCCCCCTGCACACCGTGGCCGTACGGGCCTGGTTCGAAGGCCGCTACATCTGA
- a CDS encoding TIM-barrel domain-containing protein translates to MNGRDLVRSVKAVGSVGAAQGVRTVRAAWRRRRADATGLPSRGAERARVPGSVQEVEPGPGGGVVRFSRSELRILVAVNGAVFWGWDGAEPEPSYALAGRCPEADPRAVLEPDKDGGWRVVAERVTVVVSRHGAVEVRTPGGVTLRRDLPPRWWEPVGGGPARWMQRSEVAADARFFGLGGRASGPRLADGTYRLWNTDPGHAFGPGDDPLYITMPVQLVVSDSGTHLVFHDSSWDGTVTLREGEEGAGSGHDQAGTSELRMDGGPLRCWVMAGTPARVLLAWASLTGAPALPPAWALGHHHARWGFGSEQEVRRIVAGYLEHGLPLDAVHLDIDHFDAHQVFTVDQDRFPKLPVLAEELRRDGIRLVSIVDPAVKAVPGNAVYDGGTAEDAFVRDASGQVVQGVAWPGESVFPDFTHARVREWWGGLYEERLAQGFSGFWHDMNEPTSFAAFGEATLPRSARHSLEGRGGDHREAHNVYALCMARAGFEGLRKLAPQERPFLFSRSGWAGLQRYGGTWSGDVATGWPGLRASLALVMGLGLCGVPYSGPDIGGFDGDPSPELFVRWFQLGAYLPLFRTHASLRAGRREPWEFGAEVLEHARVALVERRRLLPYFMTLAHLARRTGAPYVRPLWWAAPEERALRDCGDAFLLGDSLLVAPVLDPGADRRAVQLPRGRWYDTVTEQAYEGPAQVLVDAPLSRIPVFARAGAVLPVRGEDGGLELEVWAPARGRTGGGLVVPDGGEGWDEPEIERYTARWTGSRVVVEREGEDGTGEPSHPVRVRGAGELGAQM, encoded by the coding sequence ATGAACGGTCGTGACCTGGTGCGTTCGGTGAAAGCGGTGGGGTCGGTGGGCGCGGCGCAGGGTGTGCGTACCGTACGAGCAGCGTGGCGCAGGCGGCGGGCCGACGCCACCGGGCTGCCGTCGCGGGGGGCGGAGCGTGCGCGGGTGCCCGGGTCCGTGCAGGAGGTGGAGCCGGGGCCGGGGGGTGGTGTCGTCCGGTTCAGCCGGTCGGAGCTGCGGATTCTGGTCGCTGTGAACGGAGCCGTCTTCTGGGGCTGGGACGGGGCGGAGCCGGAGCCGTCGTACGCGCTGGCCGGCCGGTGTCCGGAGGCGGATCCCCGGGCGGTGCTGGAGCCGGACAAGGACGGCGGCTGGCGGGTGGTGGCCGAGCGGGTGACGGTCGTCGTGTCGCGGCACGGCGCGGTGGAGGTGCGCACCCCGGGTGGCGTGACGTTGCGTCGTGATCTGCCGCCGCGGTGGTGGGAGCCGGTCGGTGGCGGCCCGGCGCGGTGGATGCAGCGGTCGGAGGTGGCTGCCGACGCGCGGTTCTTCGGGCTGGGTGGTCGTGCCTCGGGTCCTCGGTTGGCGGACGGGACGTACCGGCTGTGGAACACCGACCCCGGTCACGCCTTCGGGCCCGGTGACGACCCGCTGTACATCACGATGCCGGTGCAGCTGGTGGTGTCCGACAGCGGTACGCATCTGGTGTTCCACGACAGTTCGTGGGACGGCACGGTGACGCTGCGGGAGGGCGAGGAGGGCGCCGGTTCGGGACATGACCAGGCCGGGACGAGCGAGCTGCGGATGGACGGCGGTCCGCTGCGCTGCTGGGTGATGGCGGGCACCCCCGCGCGCGTGCTGCTCGCCTGGGCCTCACTGACCGGCGCGCCCGCGCTGCCGCCCGCGTGGGCGCTCGGGCACCACCACGCGCGGTGGGGATTCGGCAGTGAGCAGGAGGTGCGGCGGATCGTCGCGGGTTACCTGGAGCACGGTCTGCCGCTCGACGCCGTGCACCTGGACATCGACCATTTCGACGCGCACCAGGTGTTCACCGTCGATCAGGACCGCTTCCCGAAGCTGCCCGTTCTGGCCGAGGAACTCCGGCGGGACGGCATCCGGCTGGTGTCGATCGTCGATCCTGCTGTGAAGGCCGTGCCCGGCAATGCCGTGTACGACGGCGGTACGGCCGAGGACGCGTTCGTGCGGGACGCCTCGGGGCAGGTCGTACAGGGGGTCGCGTGGCCTGGGGAGTCGGTGTTTCCCGACTTCACGCACGCGCGCGTGCGCGAGTGGTGGGGCGGTCTCTACGAGGAGCGGCTCGCGCAGGGCTTCTCGGGTTTCTGGCACGACATGAACGAGCCCACGTCGTTCGCCGCCTTCGGAGAGGCGACGCTGCCGCGTTCGGCGCGGCACTCCCTGGAGGGGCGAGGCGGTGACCATCGTGAGGCACACAACGTGTATGCGTTGTGCATGGCCCGGGCGGGCTTCGAAGGGCTGCGGAAACTCGCGCCCCAGGAGCGGCCGTTCCTGTTCTCCCGCTCCGGGTGGGCCGGCCTGCAGCGCTACGGCGGGACGTGGTCGGGTGACGTGGCCACCGGCTGGCCGGGACTGCGGGCGTCCTTGGCGCTGGTGATGGGGCTCGGTCTGTGCGGCGTGCCGTACTCGGGGCCGGACATCGGAGGCTTCGACGGGGATCCCTCGCCCGAGCTTTTCGTGCGGTGGTTCCAGCTGGGGGCGTATCTGCCGCTGTTCCGTACGCACGCGAGTCTGCGGGCGGGGCGCAGGGAGCCGTGGGAGTTCGGTGCCGAGGTGCTGGAGCACGCGCGCGTGGCGCTCGTGGAACGCCGGCGGCTGCTGCCGTACTTCATGACGCTGGCGCATCTGGCCCGGCGTACCGGGGCGCCCTATGTGCGGCCTCTGTGGTGGGCGGCTCCGGAGGAGCGGGCGCTGCGTGACTGCGGGGACGCCTTCCTGCTGGGTGACAGCCTGCTGGTGGCGCCGGTGCTCGACCCGGGCGCGGACCGGCGTGCCGTGCAGCTGCCGCGGGGGCGCTGGTACGACACGGTGACGGAGCAGGCGTACGAGGGGCCTGCGCAGGTGCTCGTCGACGCACCCCTGTCGCGGATACCGGTGTTCGCACGCGCGGGTGCGGTACTTCCCGTACGCGGGGAGGACGGCGGGCTGGAGCTGGAGGTGTGGGCGCCCGCCCGGGGACGGACCGGGGGCGGGCTGGTCGTGCCGGACGGGGGCGAGGGGTGGGACGAGCCGGAGATCGAGCGCTACACCGCCCGGTGGACGGGCTCGCGGGTGGTCGTCGAGCGGGAGGGTGAGGACGGCACGGGCGAGCCGTCCCACCCGGTGCGCGTCCGCGGGGCAGGGGAGCTCGGAGCTCAGATGTAG
- a CDS encoding acetoacetate--CoA ligase, giving the protein MSTDSPQPLWQPDPERIARARITRFQAWAAEHHGAPAEGGYAALQRWSVDELDTFWKAVTEWFDVRFRTPYARVLGDRSMPGAQWFPGATLNYAEHALRAADTRADEPALLYVDETHEPSPVTWAELRSQVGSLAAELRALGVRPGDRVSGYLPNVPQAVVALLATAAVGAVWTSCAPDFGARSVLDRFQQVEPVVLFTVDGYRYGGKEHDRREIVAELRRELPTLRAVVHIPLLGTEAPEGALDWSALTSADTAPVFEQVPFDHPLWVLYSSGTTGLPKAIVQSQGGILVEHLKQLGLHCDLGPEDRFFWYTSTGWMMWNFLVSGLLTGTTIVLYDGSPGYPDTGAQWRIAERTEATLYGTSAAYVMACRKAGVHPSRDFDLSSVQCVATTGSPLPPDGFRWLHDEVRDDLWIASVSGGTDVCSCFAGAVPTLPVYVGELQAPCLGTDLQSWDPSGSPLVDEVGELVVTNPMPSMPIHFWNDPDGSRYRDSYFDTYPGVWRHGDWITVTSRGSVVIHGRSDSTLNRQGVRMGSADIYEAVERLPEIKESLVIGIEQPDGGYWMPLFVHLAPGAALDEALLNRIKQTIREQLSPRHVPDEIIEVPGVPHTLTGKRIEVPVKRLLQGTPLEKAVNPGSIDNLDLLSFYEDLARKRA; this is encoded by the coding sequence ATGTCGACCGATAGTCCTCAGCCGCTGTGGCAGCCAGACCCCGAGCGCATCGCCCGGGCACGGATCACGAGGTTCCAGGCCTGGGCGGCCGAGCACCACGGCGCCCCCGCCGAGGGCGGCTACGCGGCCCTCCAGCGCTGGTCCGTCGACGAGCTGGACACCTTCTGGAAAGCCGTCACGGAGTGGTTCGACGTCCGTTTCCGGACGCCCTACGCGCGCGTGCTCGGCGACCGTTCGATGCCGGGCGCCCAGTGGTTCCCCGGAGCGACCCTCAACTACGCCGAACACGCCCTGCGTGCGGCCGACACCCGCGCTGACGAACCGGCCCTCCTGTACGTCGACGAAACGCACGAGCCAAGCCCCGTCACCTGGGCCGAGCTACGCAGCCAGGTCGGCTCCCTGGCCGCCGAACTGCGCGCGCTCGGCGTACGCCCGGGAGACCGTGTCAGCGGCTATCTCCCCAACGTCCCGCAGGCCGTGGTCGCCCTCCTCGCCACAGCCGCCGTGGGCGCCGTCTGGACCTCCTGCGCGCCCGATTTCGGCGCCCGCAGCGTCCTCGACCGCTTCCAGCAGGTCGAACCCGTCGTGCTGTTCACGGTCGACGGCTACCGCTACGGCGGCAAGGAGCACGACCGCCGCGAGATCGTCGCCGAACTACGCCGCGAACTGCCCACCCTGCGCGCCGTCGTCCACATCCCCCTACTGGGCACCGAGGCACCCGAGGGCGCCCTGGACTGGTCCGCCCTCACCTCAGCCGACACGGCCCCCGTCTTCGAGCAGGTGCCCTTCGACCACCCCCTGTGGGTCCTCTACTCCTCCGGCACGACCGGCCTGCCCAAAGCCATCGTCCAGTCCCAGGGCGGCATCCTGGTCGAGCACCTCAAGCAGCTCGGCCTGCACTGCGACCTGGGCCCCGAGGACCGCTTCTTCTGGTACACGTCGACCGGCTGGATGATGTGGAACTTCCTCGTCTCCGGCCTGCTCACCGGCACCACGATCGTCCTCTACGACGGCAGCCCCGGCTACCCGGACACCGGCGCCCAGTGGCGCATCGCCGAACGCACCGAGGCCACCCTCTACGGCACGTCGGCCGCCTACGTCATGGCCTGCCGCAAGGCGGGCGTCCACCCGTCACGCGACTTCGACCTCTCCTCCGTCCAGTGCGTCGCCACCACCGGCTCCCCCCTGCCGCCCGACGGCTTCCGCTGGCTCCACGACGAGGTCCGCGACGACCTGTGGATCGCCTCCGTCAGCGGCGGCACGGACGTGTGCTCCTGCTTCGCCGGAGCCGTACCGACCCTCCCCGTCTACGTCGGCGAGCTCCAGGCCCCCTGCCTCGGCACCGACCTCCAGTCCTGGGACCCGAGCGGCTCCCCCCTGGTCGACGAGGTCGGCGAGCTCGTGGTCACCAACCCCATGCCGTCGATGCCCATCCACTTCTGGAACGACCCCGACGGCAGCCGCTACCGCGACAGCTACTTCGACACGTACCCCGGCGTCTGGCGGCACGGCGACTGGATCACCGTCACCTCCCGCGGATCCGTCGTCATCCACGGCCGCTCCGACTCCACACTCAACCGCCAGGGCGTACGCATGGGATCCGCCGACATCTACGAGGCCGTGGAGCGCCTCCCCGAGATCAAGGAATCCCTCGTCATCGGCATCGAACAGCCCGACGGCGGCTACTGGATGCCCCTCTTCGTGCACCTGGCCCCCGGAGCCGCCCTGGACGAGGCCCTGCTGAACCGCATCAAGCAGACCATCCGCGAACAACTGTCACCGCGCCACGTCCCCGACGAGATCATCGAAGTACCCGGCGTCCCCCACACCCTCACCGGCAAACGCATCGAGGTCCCGGTCAAACGCCTCCTCCAGGGCACCCCGCTGGAGAAGGCGGTCAACCCGGGCTCCATCGACAACCTCGACCTGCTGAGCTTCTACGAGGACCTGGCCCGCAAACGCGCCTGA